The nucleotide sequence CCTGGGGCGGCGCTCCGCAGACAGGGCAGGAGGTGGCGTACCAGGAGCCCCTTGGCCCGTGATGCGGCACGTGGGCTCGCAGCAGCCGGGCCGCCGCCTCTTCCAGGAAGGGCTCCAGGAACAGGCGGGCCAGCATGGCTTCGGCCGGGTCCACGGCGCCGTCTCCTGCGGCCCCGTCCCATGCGGCAACGCCCAGCACGCCCGGCGCCCCCGTGGCCACCAGGCGCCCGAGCACGGTCTTTTGAGTCTCGAGGCCGCCCCCGAGGAGCCGCCGTGCCGCCCGGGCCAGGGGCTCGGGCCCCTGGCGTTCGGCCAGCGCCAGAAGCAGGCGGAAGCGGTGGACGGGCAACGCGCCCACCGGCAACCCACCGGCCGGGTCGCGAGACAGCCGCATGGCCTCCTGCAGGGTTTCGAGCAACCCCGCCCCCGGGCCGTTCCCGTTCCCGGCATGCCGGGCGAGCGCCTCTTGGACGCTCACCACCTCGGCGTAGAAGGCGAGCGCCGGCGCGATCTGCGGGTCGGCCTCGGCCAGCTCAGCGGCCCTTTGGCGGCGCTGCTGCCATGTCCACGGCGGAGGCAACACGTGCGGGCTCAGGGGCATGCGTGGCCTCCTTCGCCTCGATCTCCCGGTACCAGCGGGGGTGGTGAAAGCGCGCCCAGTACCGGGGGATCCGCCCGTGCGTCATGGTCTCGAAGGTCCCGGGCAGCGCGATGGTGGCCATGTAGACGTGCAGGATGATGAGCGCGACGTACCCGGCCGCCACCAGGCTGTGCACGGGATAGGCGAGCAGCATCACCCGCGTCCCGCCGTAGCGCGCCGGGTTGCACATGAAGATCCCGGTGGCCACCTCCAGCACGCCGAGCGCCAGCACGGTCCAGAAGAGGAGCTTCTGCCCGGCGTTGAACCGCCCCGCCTCCACCGTCTCGCCGCCGTGGGTGACGTACGCCGACACCCGGCGCAGCCACAGCCAGTCGAGCCGGTCGAGCACCATCTGGCGCGCCCACGTGGCGACCATGACGACGAGCGACACGGCGAAGACCATGCCGGCCCACGGATGCAGCCACCGGGCCGGCGTGCCGCCGCCGAACAACGACGTCAACCAGAACAAGCCGGGCATGTACAGCCCCATCCCCGTGAGGGCCGCCACGATGAACGAGAGCGCCACCAGCCAGTGGACGATGCGCTCGAAGAGGCTGAAGCGCTCAATCCTTCCGGTGTGGTTGGTCGCCCTGCCCGCTCTGCCGCCCAACGCTCGTCACCTCCCGCCTGCCGCCGTCCTCCTTGTCGCCCTCGGCCCATGTCGGGCCGTACGTCAGGTAATGCAGGGCCGTCCCCACCAGCCCGACGCCCATCACCATGCTGCCGATGGTCTTGAGGATGCCTTTCCAGGCGTGGACGGCCGGCGAGACCTGCGGATCCTTCGGGAGCCCGTACTGCTCCACCGCGTCGCCGTGGGGCAGCACGTAGATGACGTGCGTTCCGCCGACGCCCTGGGGGCTGTAGACGGCCGCGTTGGCGTATCCCCGCTGCTTGAGCCGTTCCGCCGAGGTCCGGGCCCGTTCCAGCATCTGGTCTTTGGGCCCGAACTGGATGGCCCCCGTCGGGCAGGTCTTGGCGCAGGCCGGCTCGAGCCCGGCGCTCACCCGGTCGACGCACAGGTTGCATTTGTACACCTTGCCGGTCGTGGCCGAAAGCCTCGGCACGTCGAACGGGCAGCCGGTGATGCAGTACCCGCACCCGATGCAGGCGTCCTGGTTGAAGTCGACGATGCCGTTGGCGTACTGCACGATGGCGCCCGGCGACGGGCAGGCCGCCAGGCAGCCGGGGTCCTCGCAGTGCATGCACTGGTCTTTGAGCATGAGCCACTGCAGCCGCCCGTCGATCTCCACCTCGTGGAACCGGATGAGGGTCCACGTCTGGGCCGACAGGTCCTCGTGGCTCTGGTAACTGCCGAAGTTGTGCGTCGGCTCGGGCGGGAGATCGTTCCACTCCTTGCAGGCGACCTCGCAGCCCTTGCAGCCGATGCAGCGCGACACGTCGATGAGCTTGGCGACCGGCTGCACCTCGCTGACCCCGGGCGGGGGGCTCGACGAGGCGGAGACCCGCTTGAGCGAAAGCACGTTGGCCATGGCCGTTGCCCCCGTCCTACGCCTTTTCCACGGCGACCAGGAAGCCCTTGAACTCCGGCGCCCTCGTGTTGGCGTCGCCGGCGTCCGGCGTCAGCAGATTGGCCATGGGTCCCACCATCAGGCCCCGGAAGCCCCAGTGGATGGGGATGCCGATCTGCCACACCTGGCGACCGTCGACCGTCAGCGGGCGGAGCCGCCGGGTCACGATGGCCACTCCCACCACCTCGCCGCGGGCCGAGCGGACCCGCACCTTGCCGCCGTTTTGGACCCCTTCTCCCGGGCGAGCCCCTCGGGGATCTCGACGAAGAACTCGGGCATGGCTTCCACCAGGTACGGCACCCACGACGTGACGAAGTGCTCGTGCTCGACGACCCGGTACGTCGTCGCCACCACCGGGAACGCGTCGGGCTTACCGACGAGCGACAGGTCGCTCTGGTAAACCGGGGCGACGGGGTCGCGGGGTACCTCGGGATGCAGCGGGTTGGCGATGGGCGACTCGAGGGGCTCGTAGTGCTCGGGGAACGGGCCGTCCACCATGCCCCGGGCGAACAGCCGGCCGACCCCTTCCTCTGCCATGATGAACGCCCCCAGCCCCTGGGAAGGCGCGGCGGTGGCCGGGTAGTCGGGAACGTCGCCGGCCCAGCGGCTGCCGTCCCACACGATGCCGGGCCGCATGGGGTCCCACGGGCGCCCCTCCGCGTCGGCCGACGCCCGGTTGTACAACACCCGGCGGTTGGCCGGCCAGGCGAAGGCCCACTCGTGGAAGAAGCCCATCCCGGTCGGGTCGTCCAGGCCCCGGCGGGCCATCATGTTGCCTTTCTCGGTCCAGATGCCGGTGTAGATCCAGTTGCCGCCCGTCGTGCTGCCGTCGGCCTTCATCTGCGCGAAGGAGTCGAGGAGCTTGCCGGTGGTCAGGTCGTACCCGTTGATCTCCTTCGCGAGGTCGGCCTCGGAAGGCTCCTGGGGGTTGGCGTAGTGCATGGTGAGGTGGAGGATGGGATCGGGGAACGCCCCGCCTTCGGCCTCGTAGCGCTTCTTGAGCCGCTGGACGAGCCCGGCCAGGATCCACGAATCGGAGCGGATGCCGGGCTCGGGCGGCACCGCCGCCTCCTTCCATTGGATCCACCGTCCGCTGTTGGTGAACGATCCGGCCCGCTCGATCCAGTGGGTGGAGGGCAGGAAGAAGACCTCGGTCTGGATGGAGGCCGGGTCGGCGCCGTCGCGGGCCCAGAAGGAGGCCGTCTCGTTGTCGAACGGGTCGACCACGACCAGCCACTTGAGCTTGCCGAGGGCCTGCATGATCTTGTGAGTGTTGGGCCCGGCGAGCACCGGGTTGAAGCCGAAGACGACCAGGCCCTCGATCTTGCCCTTGTACATCGCGTCGAAGATGCCCAGGTAGGTGGCGTCGGTGGCCGGCTCCTTCTTGGGCAGGTAGTGGAAGGCCCACTCGTTTTCGGCCGTGGCATGGTCGCCCCACCACGTCTTGAGCAGGCTCACGAAGAAGTTGGGATAGTTGCTCCAGTAGTTGACCGCGCCGGGGTCGAGCTTGACCGGCGTGGAGGCCTTCAGGTGCTCCTCCAGCGATTGCTGGGGAGCGATCGGCATCTTCAGGTAGCCGGGGAGGCTGTCGGCCACGACGGCCATGTCGGTGGCGCCCTGCACGTTGGCGTGGCCCCGCAGTGCGTTGATGCCGCCGCCCGGGCGCCCGATGTTGCCGAGCAACAGCTGCAGGATGGCACCCGTGCGGATCATCTGGGAGCCGTGCATGTGCTGGGTCCAGCCCACCGCGTACATGATGGTGCCGACCCGTTCGGCCCGCCCGGTCGATCCGACGACCCTGGCCACGTTGAGGAAGTCCTCGACGCTGCAGCCGCTGATGCGGGCGACCGTCTCCGGCGTGTAGCGGCTGAAGTGCTGCTTGAGGAGCTGGAACACGCTCCGGGGATGCGTGAGGGTCGGGTCCTTGCGGACGTTACCCTGCTCGTCGCGCTCGTAATCCCACGTCGACTTGTCGGCGTACGCGCCGGCCGCCTCGTCGAAGCCCGAGAAGAGCCCGTCGTGGAAACCGAAACCCTCCTTGACGATGAACGAGGCGTTGGTGTGGAGCCGCACGTACTCCTCATGATAGAGCTTGTTTTCCAGGACGTAGTGGATGAGCCCGCCCAAGAACGCGATGTCGGTGCCCGCCCGGATGGGAGCGTACACGTCGGCGAGGGCCGCCGTGCGGTTGAAGCGTGGGTCGACCACCACGAGCTTGGCGCCCCGCGCCTGGGCCTCGACGACCCACTTGAAGCCGCACGGGTGGTTTTCGGCCGGATTGGCGCCCATGACCAGGATGACATCGGCGTTCTTGATGTCGCGCCAGTGGTTGGTCATGGCGCCGCGCCCGAAGGAGGCGGCCAAACTGGCCACCGTCGGGCTGTGTCATATGCGGGCCTGGTGGTCGAAGTAGTAAATCCCGAGGGCCCGGGTGGCTTTCACCAGGAGGTACGAGTCCTCGTTGTTCATGGTGGCGCTGCCGAAGACCGCCACCCCATCGGTGCGGTTGACCAGCTGTCCCTTGTCGTTGCGGGCGGTGAAGGTCCGGTCGCGGCTCGCCTTGATGCGGGACGCGACCTGGTCCATGACCCAGTCCCACGAGACGTCCTGCCAGACGTTGGAGCCCGGGGCGCGGTAGCGGGGGCCCTTGACGCGGTCCTTGCTCAGCTGCAGCTGCATGGCGCTCGCGCCCTTGGGGCAGAGGGTGCCGCCGTTGACGGGGCTATCGGGGTCGCCCTCGATGTGCACGATGGCCGGGGCGGAGTTGAGGCCGCCGGTGGTGCTGACGTGGGCGATCATGCCACAGCCGACGGCGCAGTAGGGGCAGATGGAGTGGACTTCCCGGGTCCGGGCAATCTTGAGGTCCCGGACGGCGGCCCGGGCCGGGGTCAGATCCCAGCCCCACAAGGAAGCGGTGGCCGTCCCGGCTGCCGTCGCGGCCCCCACCTTCAGCAAGTCACGGCGTGAAAGGCCCATGCCTCACCCTCCCGCTCAGCGGACGTGGCTCGACCTGGAAACCAGGGGCATCTGTTAGCACTAATGGTAAGCGGTTTCGAGAGCGACTGTCAAGGCCGCGGCCGAGCGACTGTTCGGATCACATGCGGGTACACAGAACCGGAGCTGGATGCCCTCAAAACGTGGCCTCGACGAACAGGCGTATCCACCCCGTGCGGAACGGGGCAGGGGTGCCGGTCGGCGTGGCGGTACCCTGGCCGGTAGCGAACAATGGAGGCACGACCCCGCTCGAATAGCCTAGCTCCAGGCCCCCGCTCCACTGCTCGGAAAAGCGGTAGCTCACCTGGCCTGACAGGTCAGCTCGCCACTGGGGTTTGGGCTCGTTGCCGGGGAGCCACGTCTCTCCCCGGCCTGCACCTGCCGTTGCGGAGACGGTCCACGGCCCGCCGGGTCGATACGTCACCGTGTGCGAAAGCTCGGCCGTTCGGCCCTCTTGACCTGCTGCGGGGCCGGCGCTCCATCGCGCCCCCAGCCGGGTCGCTTGTGGCCACGCCGGGGCAAGCTCCCAGCCGACTCGAAGCGTGGCAGCGTGGGTCGTGTCGAGGGACTCGCGTTCCCCGCCCGCCGATGTTCCGCCGTCTTCCCCGAGGGCCACCACGTGGCGTACCTCCCGGGACAACGTAACCGACGGCTTCACACCTGTCCAAGCTTCTGTGAGCCCGGTCAGCTCCAGGCGGTCCTCTACGGTCTGCTTCGCGAGCGGCACCTCCGCGAGCTGGAACCTCCGAGCTGCGTCGAGCCGCAATGTCAGGACCGGGCTCCACGCCGCCTGCAACCCGCCGCCGAGCCCCACCGCAGACGAACGGGACCGCAGCGACTCCGATTGGCTCCAGGTGAGGCGCCCCGTTGGGGAGAGGTTCCAGACACCCCACGTCACCTCCGGTGCCGTCACAGAGAGGGCAGCTTGCCGGTCCTGTCGCTCGAAGTCCGTGCCGTCCTCGCTCACGCGCCACCCGGACTGCTGGCCCACGGAGAAGGACGTTCGCACGGCACCGAAGGTGCGGGAGGCGGTAGCACCCACGTTGAGGCTCTCGGTTCCCTGGACCCGGACGGGCACAGCCCCGCCAGGGCCACTGATCACTTTGAGAGGATAGCGGAATCCCAAGGTGAGGGAGACCTCGGGAAGAGGGTTGGCCGACAGGTCGGCCACCAGGTTGTGGGCCACGTAGTGGCTGCTCCCGAACGCGGCAGCTCCCCGGTCGTCATAGATGACGTGTTCGTACCCTAGGGCGGCCGTGAGCCGGCGCTGCCAGAAACTCTCCTGTACCTGGATGGTACGGGTGAGGGTTGTCTGCTCCCACCCAGGGATGGCCATGTCCCGGTCCGTGCGATCCCACCGGATGCTACCACGCAGGGCGGGCGGGGAGGCCCACGAGAAGGGTGCCGGCAGAGGAAGGGTCCAGGTGGCGGAGAGCTGGTCGCTCAGGGTGCGCTGGGGGGCCTCGCCCGTAATCGGCGTACTGGTGAGGCGGTCCTTGTGGGTGAACTCCACCCCAAGGTTCGGCGTCACCTGCTGGTGCAAGGCTGCCTGCCACGCCTCGAACGCCTGGCGCTGAATACCGTTGATGGGGAGAAAGCGGCCATCGACGCGTTCGTAAGAGAGCTCCAAGCCGCCGCCCTGCCAATCGTATCCGGTCGCCAGCCGGCCCGCTGCGCCGTCGTAGACGGTCGGAGACGCAGGGTCGCGGTACCGCGCGGGATCCCCTTCGGGGAGAGCCTGCTGGGTGACTTCCACGTCGGTCCCCCAGTCCTGCTCGCGAAAGATACGAGGCATGCCCGAGGCGGGCCGGGCTGCCGCCCAGATCTCGGTACCGGACCCATCAGCGGCTGTCGCCACACCTACGGCGGACACGGGGCCTGGTGTTACTCCGCCAAGCGTAATGGCCTCGCGCGATGGGTGGTTGCCGCCTGCGTCCGTAATCCGATAGAGCCCCAGGGATGTGGCTGCCCACACCTCCCATAGGCCGAGTGTTTGAGATGGCCTCACCTGGAGCGCCTGTACCTCTCCTATGGATCCGTTGGGCAACGGCGCCGCACGTTGCAGAGCGTTCTGTAGCTGCCCGTCCAGATCCAGATCCACGTACGCCAGGCCCTCCCGGCTGCCAACCCACACACGAATCCCGCCGCTCACGGGCACGGCCGCGGTCCTGGTCAGGCCGTCTTGTTGGAGGAGTGGACGTATCTGGTCCCATGGTGGGTTCCAGCTCCCTTGTAGCGGGATCCATGCGATGCCCGACGGGTAGACGGCAAGGAGCGCAAATCGGTTGCCGTCGTCTGCTGCAACGAAGGCGATGTCCCTGATGTCATCCGAGGGCAGAGACGGCGAGGTAGTGCTGCTGAACGTGTGCCAGTCTCGGAGGGCCGCGTCGACGTTGCCCACGTTGAGCTCCGCGGCGTCTGCCCAGGCCAGTCCTTTGTCGGTAGCGACCCAGACCGAAGAGTCCACGGCTTGCTCGTGGCCAGGAGGCCGGGTCGGCACGCCCACGTACAGTACGTCGCGCACGCGGTTGGACGGAAGACCCTGGGACGTGTACCGGCGCTCCCAGTTGGCCGTGGAGTCGAACGGGAGGTCATTACCCGCGGGACTGGATATCAAAGTAAGCCCGGATTCGGTTCCGAGCACCCATGCCGCGGCAGACGTGCTGCCGGCGAGCAGGGGACTGCCTGGCCAGCTGCTGTCTGAAACGGTGCCCTGCACGGCCGGCGCGATCGCGTATACGGTGAGCCCGCTCAGGCCCGCCGCCGTGGTATAGCGGTGCCACCGCGGCTCGCCGCCGGCAGGGTCCAGTTCCCCAACCGTGAGCCCAGCCCGATGGCCCAACAGCACCCAGGCGCCTGAATTGGCGGCTCCGGGCGCGGCGCTTCCCGCGATCGCATACACCTCGTTGAGCTGTGGTAACCTCGCGTTGGCGTCAAACGGGTTGACGTCCCGGGAAAACGCGACATCCCACTGCGCCCAAGGACCCCGCCCGCCTGACTGACCACGGACTGCCTGCTGGCTCTGCGCCCATCGGTACGCGCCGGATAACGCCACTACGGTATGGGAGTTGGGCATGGTGCGCGCCCTTTCGGGCTCCACCAGGGGCCTCGGCTCGTCTCCCTCGAAGAAGACCTCCGCACTCAGTTTCCACCGGTCGGTTGGCGTCCACGCCGCTCGCACTCCGAACACGTTGCGGTTGTACTCCGTCGCCGCTCCGAGCCCGCCCCGGAAATACTCGAAGTCGACCTGTAGCCGGTCGTTTGGCCCCACATTCCTCAGCAGCACCAGCACTCCGGACTCGTAGTCGATCGTGTAGTCCGTCTCCCGCCGCAGGAGCTCTCCGTTGAGGTAGACCTTCTCGCTGCCCGCCGCCACCGAGATCCCGAGGGCGTAGATCCCCTCGGAGACGGTATAGCGGTACCGCACCCGCAGTGCCGAAAACTGCGCCTTGAACTCATCTAGCGAGTGCGGGTAGACCACACGCAGCACTCCCTCCTCGGCGAACAACGTCCAGGAAAGGCCGTGGCCGTCCGCCGGCTCCGGCTGCGCGCCCGTCCTCTCCACCTCCACGCTCAAGCTGTCCGGCTGCACGCCCGTGTTACCGAGAAAGTAGAGAACGGCAGCTTGCCCGGCACTGCCGACTCCGTCCGTTGGATTGGAGGACCCGCTTCCCAACTGCTCGCGGTAACCAGGGCACGTCCCGACCGTAGCGACGGACAGTAGGGCCAGCGAAGAGCCCCCATCAGGGCTCTTGAGGGAGCCGGTCCAGTCGACAGCGCCGGGGTACTGCCCGGCACCGGCGGCAAAGTGGTAGTACTGGCGCAGCTTGGTGAGGAACTCGAGTTCGAGGGAGCTTCCCCGCACGAAGGGGTACACGAGGCGCCCGGGGCCCGTCTTGTGGTTGAGTTCGTTGTATCGGCGGATAAGCGCTTCGACGTGCGCGCGCATGAGGTCGAGGGACTCGCTTTGTAACAGGATGTATCCGGCTGGAGAGGTGCCCGGCTCGGTCGAAAAGCCTGATATCTCGCCTTGGCCGAGGCGGAAAAAGGCCCGCTGCACCTCCTCAGGAGGCAGCCCTGGCACCGGGGTGCTGGGGTCGGCGACGGGCCGGATCACCCCTTGTTGCCCTGCAGGTTGGCCGTCCTCGTAGTAGAGCGCCCCAAGCTGATAGGCCTTGAGCAGCTCTTGCAGCGGGCGAGACTCGACGAGAGGTGGCTCAGCAGAGGCCGGGCATCCGGCGGATGCAGCTTTGTCGCCGGGGACGAGCCAAACCCTGGTGAAGTCGGGATCGTACGGGGTGTCCAGCCGGAATCCCTCAGCGCCTCGGAGGTCAGCGAGTAGGGTGGTCACTTCTCGAGACGGAGCATAGGGGGGCTCGCTGCCGCCGGGGGTAGTGGTTACGAAGCGGACCGTCTCTTCGCTGTGAGTACCGTAGAAGGTCTTGCTGGCCGGGATCCCCCGGGAGATACCGGCCAGAAGCGAAAGCTGCCATGCTCCCAGGTCCAGCTCCACGTCGGCGCCCTTCGCCGTGGCCTGACTCACGGCATACGTGCTTTGACCCTGCACCCGGATGTCTCCCAGATGGGTCTTGCTCGGTCCCCAAGTTACGTCGATCCCGATGAGTTGCAGATTTTCGCTCTTGATGTTGTCAAGGTCCGCCGACACCGTGACGCCCGGGGCGACCTTCCCCTCCATCCGCAGCCGCAGTTGCTGCTCGAAAGTCGGATGGCCGATGGCGTACAGGTCCTTCCCCATGACCCCCGTAGCGTCGCCCCAGGCGTAGCGCACATTCCAGAGACTTTGCCCGGAGGCACTGAATGACGGCGAAAAGGTCTCAGTGACACTCGCTTCCGCTTGCGCGGTGCCTTCCTGACCTTCTTGACTGTCACCCGCCCTCCGCGGGAGGGATGACGACGGCGGCATGTTCGGAGTTTGGGGTGGGGCCTGTGGCGTCTCGGCGTGTGGAGCCTCGACGGGGCCGGAGGTAGGCTCCTTTCCGGCGATCGTTGCCGCATCGCATGTGCCTGATGGTGGGTCTGCAACAGGTACTGCTCCAGAGGGCCAGGCCACGGACACCGCGCAGGCCGCAGTGAGACAGGCCGTCGCGAAATCCCGTAGGCACTGATGCAGTAGCCTTTTGCGACTGAAGAATTCATTTAGTGCCGCCATTCTAGCCTGCCGGTGAAGGTCGGGGAGGTTCTACGCCCGGGGTCTTCGACGAATCATGGCGCTACCCTTTCGGCCCACGCGGAGGGGTCGCATCTACGAGGGTGTCCTCATAGACTATTGCCACATGACCTTGAAGGGGCGGCCCATGGAGACCGCCCCTCTCAATGACGTGCACCTATGCCCGCGGAGCACCGCCAAGTTTTGAGCCAGCCGTCAACTGAGCAAGTCCTGCGCCCTAGAAGCGTACC is from Limnochorda sp. L945t and encodes:
- a CDS encoding formate dehydrogenase subunit gamma translates to MGGRAGRATNHTGRIERFSLFERIVHWLVALSFIVAALTGMGLYMPGLFWLTSLFGGGTPARWLHPWAGMVFAVSLVVMVATWARQMVLDRLDWLWLRRVSAYVTHGGETVEAGRFNAGQKLLFWTVLALGVLEVATGIFMCNPARYGGTRVMLLAYPVHSLVAAGYVALIILHVYMATIALPGTFETMTHGRIPRYWARFHHPRWYREIEAKEATHAPEPARVASAVDMAAAPPKGR
- the fdxH gene encoding formate dehydrogenase subunit beta, coding for MANVLSLKRVSASSSPPPGVSEVQPVAKLIDVSRCIGCKGCEVACKEWNDLPPEPTHNFGSYQSHEDLSAQTWTLIRFHEVEIDGRLQWLMLKDQCMHCEDPGCLAACPSPGAIVQYANGIVDFNQDACIGCGYCITGCPFDVPRLSATTGKVYKCNLCVDRVSAGLEPACAKTCPTGAIQFGPKDQMLERARTSAERLKQRGYANAAVYSPQGVGGTHVIYVLPHGDAVEQYGLPKDPQVSPAVHAWKGILKTIGSMVMGVGLVGTALHYLTYGPTWAEGDKEDGGRREVTSVGRQSGQGDQPHRKD
- a CDS encoding formate dehydrogenase accessory protein FdhE; amino-acid sequence: MPLSPHVLPPPWTWQQRRQRAAELAEADPQIAPALAFYAEVVSVQEALARHAGNGNGPGAGLLETLQEAMRLSRDPAGGLPVGALPVHRFRLLLALAERQGPEPLARAARRLLGGGLETQKTVLGRLVATGAPGVLGVAAWDGAAGDGAVDPAEAMLARLFLEPFLEEAAARLLRAHVPHHGPRGSWYATSCPVCGAPPQAGYLVDVEGGEGALFLHCSLCHSAWRYARMRCMLCGATGTLVQLQPEGASHVRLDVCERCRGYLKVFDLRVDGRVVPPVDDLATVSLDLFARGQGLSKPSVNLAGV
- a CDS encoding ligand-binding sensor domain-containing protein, with amino-acid sequence MRYAWGDATGVMGKDLYAIGHPTFEQQLRLRMEGKVAPGVTVSADLDNIKSENLQLIGIDVTWGPSKTHLGDIRVQGQSTYAVSQATAKGADVELDLGAWQLSLLAGISRGIPASKTFYGTHSEETVRFVTTTPGGSEPPYAPSREVTTLLADLRGAEGFRLDTPYDPDFTRVWLVPGDKAASAGCPASAEPPLVESRPLQELLKAYQLGALYYEDGQPAGQQGVIRPVADPSTPVPGLPPEEVQRAFFRLGQGEISGFSTEPGTSPAGYILLQSESLDLMRAHVEALIRRYNELNHKTGPGRLVYPFVRGSSLELEFLTKLRQYYHFAAGAGQYPGAVDWTGSLKSPDGGSSLALLSVATVGTCPGYREQLGSGSSNPTDGVGSAGQAAVLYFLGNTGVQPDSLSVEVERTGAQPEPADGHGLSWTLFAEEGVLRVVYPHSLDEFKAQFSALRVRYRYTVSEGIYALGISVAAGSEKVYLNGELLRRETDYTIDYESGVLVLLRNVGPNDRLQVDFEYFRGGLGAATEYNRNVFGVRAAWTPTDRWKLSAEVFFEGDEPRPLVEPERARTMPNSHTVVALSGAYRWAQSQQAVRGQSGGRGPWAQWDVAFSRDVNPFDANARLPQLNEVYAIAGSAAPGAANSGAWVLLGHRAGLTVGELDPAGGEPRWHRYTTAAGLSGLTVYAIAPAVQGTVSDSSWPGSPLLAGSTSAAAWVLGTESGLTLISSPAGNDLPFDSTANWERRYTSQGLPSNRVRDVLYVGVPTRPPGHEQAVDSSVWVATDKGLAWADAAELNVGNVDAALRDWHTFSSTTSPSLPSDDIRDIAFVAADDGNRFALLAVYPSGIAWIPLQGSWNPPWDQIRPLLQQDGLTRTAAVPVSGGIRVWVGSREGLAYVDLDLDGQLQNALQRAAPLPNGSIGEVQALQVRPSQTLGLWEVWAATSLGLYRITDAGGNHPSREAITLGGVTPGPVSAVGVATAADGSGTEIWAAARPASGMPRIFREQDWGTDVEVTQQALPEGDPARYRDPASPTVYDGAAGRLATGYDWQGGGLELSYERVDGRFLPINGIQRQAFEAWQAALHQQVTPNLGVEFTHKDRLTSTPITGEAPQRTLSDQLSATWTLPLPAPFSWASPPALRGSIRWDRTDRDMAIPGWEQTTLTRTIQVQESFWQRRLTAALGYEHVIYDDRGAAAFGSSHYVAHNLVADLSANPLPEVSLTLGFRYPLKVISGPGGAVPVRVQGTESLNVGATASRTFGAVRTSFSVGQQSGWRVSEDGTDFERQDRQAALSVTAPEVTWGVWNLSPTGRLTWSQSESLRSRSSAVGLGGGLQAAWSPVLTLRLDAARRFQLAEVPLAKQTVEDRLELTGLTEAWTGVKPSVTLSREVRHVVALGEDGGTSAGGERESLDTTHAATLRVGWELAPAWPQATRLGARWSAGPAAGQEGRTAELSHTVTYRPGGPWTVSATAGAGRGETWLPGNEPKPQWRADLSGQVSYRFSEQWSGGLELGYSSGVVPPLFATGQGTATPTGTPAPFRTGWIRLFVEATF